AATTAAATCCTCGGTTGTAGACGATCCACCCATCAGGTCCCCAGCTGACGCCGCGATCGACGATGCCGATACCGATGTCAGCGATGGTCACCGGCGGCCCGGGAGATGTCCCGCCAATGGAGACCTTCATCAACTTTCCACCCAGCTCGTAACCGAGCCATTGGCTGTCGGGCGAGAAGAACGGCAGCTGGGCTCCTGCGGCGCCGGCCACGGGTAGGGCCTCAGGCTGGTCCATCCTGCGGAGATAGAGTTGTGTCTGTTGCGTTGTGGCAAAAGCCGTCGACTGGGCAGGTCGCGCCACATAGGCAATCCATTTTGAATCCGGAGAAATCGCGAGTGAGTACCATGCGCCGTTCACGTTGAGCTCTTGCCCTGGCGGGAGCGGAATCACCGCGCGCCAGACCCGTCGGTCGACCGGCTCGCTCTCACGCAGCAGACTCCAGATGGAAACGGCTATGGCTGCTACTGCCACCGCTCCCAGCATCATGACGAGGGTCGATCGCCTTGCGGGCTCTTGGTGAACCGGTTGCACCGCGGCAGGTTCCGAGAGCGTTTCGTCCAACTCGATCCCGGCGTCGCCGACATCCCGTAAGCGACGATTCGGATCTTTCTGCAGACAGCGACGGAGAAGGCGACGGAGCGCTGGCGGCGTGCTCGAAGGCAGTTTGTCCCAATCGGGCTCGTTCTTGAGGATGGCAGCCATCGTGTCCGATAGGGTGTCTCCCCAGAAAGCGGGCTTTCCGGTTAGGGCCTCGAAGAGACAACAGCCGTACGCCCAGATGTCCGCGCGCTTGTCCACGGATTTCCCCCGCGCCTGCTCGGGGCTCATGTACGGCGCCGTACCGAGGATGACCCCCGTCGCCGTTCCCCGGGTGATGGTGGGCGACTCCGAAAGCTTCGAGGCCGGTGCTTCCTCCTCGCCGAGGGCCTTGGCGAGGCCGAAGTCGAGGATCTTGACCTTTCCTTCGGGCGTGATCTTGATGTTGGCTGGCTTGAGATCCCGATGGATCACGCCCTTTTCGTGCGCGGCTTCGAGCGCCTCGGCGATCTGACGGAACACGTCGAGCGCTTCCTCCAGGGGGAGGGGCCCGCGGGCCAACCGCTCGGCGAGCGTCTCTCCCGCTACGAGCTCCATCACCAGATAGTGGATGCCCTCGTCCTTCTCGAGCCCATGGAGTGTGGCGATACCGGGATGGTTCACCGAGGCGAGAAGACGCGCCTCTCGCTCGAAGCGGGTGACTCGGTCGGAGTCCTTCGCAAACGCTTCGGGCAGGATTTTGATTGCCACCTCGCGGCGCAGCTTGGTATCTTCGGCGCGATAAACCTCGCCCATCCCGCCGTGTCCTAACTTGTCGACAATGCGGTAGTGCGCGAGTCGTTCGCCGATCATGGCTCTCGCACCACGTCCATCACCCAGAGGTCGCCGACGTCCTCCTGCCAGCCGAAGTAGAGGAAGCGGCCATCCGTGGCGATCTGCGTACGGAGCGTCCCCGGCCGTCCCTCGAGTTGGGTCAATCGCTGCTCCGTTCCGTCTTCGGGAGCAAATGCCCAGATGTCCCGGCCTGCCTCCGTCCCTCGAGTGAAGAAGATCCGTTTTCCATCCAGGGATACGGCCGGCCACCCGGCGACGCCGCACAGCACCCGCACGGGTTCTCCGCCATCGGCGGGCACCTGCCACAGGCAATCGTCGGCCGATGGGAATAGAACGCCTGGTCCGTCCGGTGTCCAGGTCGGGTGCAGCTGGTCCTTCTCCGTGTGAACAAGCCGCGGTACACCGCCCTCCCGAGGGATCGTGCGAAGGCTCCAGGCATCGTCGCGGAGGGTGCCAAAGGCGATCTCACTTCCATCCGGTGACCAGGCAGGAAACCACGATTCGCTGCCTTCGGCCTCGCCATTCGTTAGCTGGACCCCCGGTCCGCCATCGAGCGGAAGCACGTGAATCTCCCGGCGGCCCGATCGCAGGGAATAGAAAGCCACTTCGTCACCTGAAGGCGACCATTGGGGATGCCAGTCGAGCTCGGGGCCGGTCGTCAATGCGGACAAAGCACCGCCCTCTGCGGGCATCACCCAGAGATCCATGTTCCCCGTCCGATCCGAGTTGAAGACGAGCCGCTGACCATCGTTGGAGACATCGAAGAACTCCACGAGCGCTTCGTCGAACGTCAGCTGCTCAGCATCCGCCCAGACGGCGGGGCGATTTTCGAGCAGGGGA
This sequence is a window from Vicinamibacteria bacterium. Protein-coding genes within it:
- a CDS encoding serine/threonine-protein kinase, with translation MIGERLAHYRIVDKLGHGGMGEVYRAEDTKLRREVAIKILPEAFAKDSDRVTRFEREARLLASVNHPGIATLHGLEKDEGIHYLVMELVAGETLAERLARGPLPLEEALDVFRQIAEALEAAHEKGVIHRDLKPANIKITPEGKVKILDFGLAKALGEEEAPASKLSESPTITRGTATGVILGTAPYMSPEQARGKSVDKRADIWAYGCCLFEALTGKPAFWGDTLSDTMAAILKNEPDWDKLPSSTPPALRRLLRRCLQKDPNRRLRDVGDAGIELDETLSEPAAVQPVHQEPARRSTLVMMLGAVAVAAIAVSIWSLLRESEPVDRRVWRAVIPLPPGQELNVNGAWYSLAISPDSKWIAYVARPAQSTAFATTQQTQLYLRRMDQPEALPVAGAAGAQLPFFSPDSQWLGYELGGKLMKVSIGGTSPGPPVTIADIGIGIVDRGVSWGPDGWIVYNRGFN